In Methylacidiphilum infernorum V4, a single window of DNA contains:
- a CDS encoding ATP-dependent Clp protease ATP-binding subunit, with the protein MTNFTPRAQQVLALARQEAERFGHNHVGTEHLLLGLIKLAQGVAINVLQKLGVDLEIIRVEIEKKIASVPSEGKPTAPIPYTPRVKKVLALAGKEAKALNHSYVGTEHILLGLLREGEGVAATILKNLDIDLERVRNEILKELDPNFSSSGEEESPEPAFAGTTETTTKKEVKTPALKAFGRDLTELARRGELDPVIGRKNEIERVMQILCRRTKNNPVLIGEAGVGKTAIVEGLAQEIANENVPDLLRDKKIITLDLALMVAGTKYRGQFEERIKAVMEEIRKAKNIILFIDELHTIVGAGSAEGAMDASNIIKPALSRGELQCIGATTLSEYRKYIEKDAALERRFQTVLVEAPSVEETIQILHGLKAKYEMHHKAKFTDQAIDTAVRLSDRYLTGRFLPDKAIDIMDEAGARARIAATMRPPELKDLENELASIRAKKDECIKAQNFEKAAALRDKERELKEKLEQKIADWKKRRDEKETTITEDDMMQIVSKWTGIPITRITENDQSKFLNVGAELRKRVIGQDEAIEALSRALQRSRADLKDPKRPIGSFIFLGPTGVGKTMLAKTLAEYVFGSAEALIQIDMSEYMEKFNVSRLIGSPPGYVGYEEGGQLTEKIRRRPYSVVLFDEIEKAHPDVWNILLQILEDGIVTDSLGRKIDFRNTIIIMTSNVGAEMGLKPGVLGFRSKQDEVSYEQMKERMMETVKRTFKPEFLNRVDDIIVFRSLNREDMVKIVQLEVNKVAERLKSKKLSIQLTEAAIDFLIEKGYEPAYGARPLRRAVEKYVENAIAEELLKGKFAESTVVEVDAREGMLIFTPKQAPIESSSQSQVESTV; encoded by the coding sequence ATGACAAACTTCACTCCTAGAGCACAACAAGTTCTGGCTCTTGCAAGGCAAGAAGCCGAAAGATTTGGGCATAATCATGTCGGGACTGAGCATCTTTTGCTCGGTTTAATTAAACTTGCCCAAGGAGTAGCCATTAATGTCCTGCAAAAACTTGGAGTGGATCTTGAAATTATCCGTGTCGAGATAGAAAAAAAGATAGCTTCCGTCCCTTCTGAAGGTAAACCCACAGCTCCCATTCCCTACACTCCCCGGGTAAAAAAAGTTTTAGCCCTTGCGGGGAAAGAAGCCAAAGCCTTAAACCATAGCTATGTGGGTACCGAGCATATCCTTTTAGGTCTTCTTCGCGAAGGAGAAGGAGTAGCGGCTACGATATTAAAGAATCTTGATATCGATCTTGAACGGGTAAGGAATGAAATTTTAAAAGAACTGGATCCCAATTTTTCTTCCAGCGGTGAAGAAGAGAGTCCTGAACCCGCTTTTGCAGGAACCACTGAAACAACCACGAAAAAGGAAGTCAAAACCCCGGCATTAAAAGCATTTGGGCGAGATCTCACCGAACTGGCCCGCCGGGGAGAACTCGATCCAGTCATTGGCAGAAAAAATGAGATCGAGAGGGTGATGCAGATTCTTTGTAGAAGAACTAAAAATAACCCTGTCCTGATTGGAGAAGCGGGAGTAGGGAAAACAGCCATAGTAGAAGGACTGGCGCAAGAAATCGCAAACGAAAATGTGCCCGACCTGTTAAGAGACAAAAAGATAATCACCCTTGATCTCGCCTTGATGGTTGCCGGAACCAAGTATAGGGGGCAATTTGAAGAGAGAATAAAAGCGGTGATGGAGGAAATCCGCAAGGCAAAGAACATCATCCTCTTTATAGATGAGCTTCATACCATTGTTGGAGCCGGATCCGCTGAAGGGGCCATGGATGCTTCCAATATCATCAAACCAGCCTTATCCAGGGGTGAGCTTCAGTGCATAGGAGCGACTACCCTTTCTGAGTACCGTAAATACATAGAAAAAGATGCTGCCTTAGAAAGGAGATTCCAAACCGTCCTTGTGGAGGCTCCGAGTGTTGAAGAAACCATCCAGATTCTTCATGGGCTGAAAGCCAAATATGAAATGCATCACAAGGCCAAGTTCACCGATCAAGCTATCGATACCGCCGTCCGGCTTTCGGATAGATACCTGACAGGGAGGTTTTTGCCTGATAAGGCTATTGATATTATGGATGAAGCGGGCGCAAGGGCTAGAATAGCCGCTACCATGAGACCCCCCGAGCTGAAAGACCTTGAAAACGAACTGGCTTCCATTAGGGCTAAAAAGGATGAATGCATAAAAGCCCAAAATTTTGAAAAGGCAGCAGCTTTAAGGGATAAGGAAAGAGAACTGAAAGAAAAACTTGAACAAAAAATTGCCGATTGGAAAAAGCGCAGAGACGAAAAAGAAACGACCATTACCGAAGATGACATGATGCAGATCGTCTCCAAATGGACCGGGATACCTATTACCCGAATCACAGAAAACGACCAAAGTAAATTCCTCAATGTAGGAGCAGAATTAAGGAAAAGAGTTATTGGCCAAGATGAAGCAATAGAAGCTTTGAGCCGGGCTTTACAACGTTCTAGGGCCGATCTCAAAGATCCCAAGAGGCCCATCGGTTCTTTCATATTCCTTGGTCCTACAGGAGTGGGAAAGACGATGCTTGCAAAGACACTTGCCGAGTATGTCTTTGGTAGTGCTGAAGCTCTTATTCAGATTGACATGAGCGAGTACATGGAGAAATTCAACGTGTCTCGACTCATCGGTTCTCCTCCAGGTTATGTCGGGTACGAGGAAGGAGGACAGCTTACCGAGAAAATTCGTCGTCGGCCTTATTCGGTTGTTCTTTTCGATGAGATCGAAAAGGCGCATCCCGACGTTTGGAATATCCTCTTGCAAATTCTTGAAGATGGTATTGTTACAGACAGCCTGGGTAGAAAAATAGACTTCCGGAATACCATCATCATTATGACTTCTAATGTAGGTGCTGAAATGGGGCTCAAGCCCGGGGTTTTGGGATTTCGCTCCAAGCAGGATGAAGTTTCCTATGAGCAGATGAAAGAAAGGATGATGGAAACTGTAAAAAGGACTTTCAAACCGGAGTTTTTAAACCGCGTTGATGACATTATTGTCTTCAGATCCCTGAATCGAGAGGACATGGTTAAAATCGTGCAATTGGAAGTCAATAAAGTCGCAGAAAGACTGAAAAGTAAAAAGCTGAGCATTCAACTTACAGAAGCGGCAATTGATTTCTTAATCGAAAAGGGATACGAACCCGCTTATGGAGCAAGACCCTTGAGAAGAGCTGTAGAAAAATACGTTGAAAATGCTATAGCAGAAGAGTTGCTCAAGGGGAAGTTTGCAGAATCCACGGTAGTCGAAGTCGATGCTCGAGAAGGGATGTTGATCTTTACTCCTAAACAAGCCCCGATCGAGTCTTCTTCTCAATCCCAAGTTGAATCAACTGTTTAA
- a CDS encoding protein arginine kinase yields the protein MKINSLISSPSEWLQSGEGNNKIVVSSRVRIARNLNRFPFPGWARKNERIRILSMTLPEVSSLAEVKPAAIIDSMDRFSPLEKQVLVEEHLISREHAAKNIGSGVVINASRSVSIMINEEDHLRIQTFKSGLQLKAAWRLADKIDDELDEKLEFAFSPKIGYLTACPTNVGTGLRVSAMMHLPALVLSEQISQIVKAVNRIGLAVRGLFGEGTEALGNLFQISNQMTLGESEEEILERLHKVISQIIQHEENARQKLLQEKPKFILDQVSRAFGILQNSYIISSKETLNLLSVVRLGIDLGMFPENNRMIIDECLIKIQPAHLQMAYEKKLTSEERDELRADFLREKFKNFSSPDTRHLQFPFHH from the coding sequence GTGAAAATAAATTCTTTGATCTCCTCTCCGAGTGAATGGCTGCAGTCTGGAGAAGGTAACAACAAGATAGTTGTCTCAAGCCGAGTCCGTATCGCAAGAAATTTAAACCGCTTTCCCTTTCCCGGATGGGCGAGGAAAAACGAACGGATAAGAATATTATCTATGACTCTTCCCGAGGTCTCTTCTCTGGCCGAGGTGAAACCTGCCGCTATCATTGATTCGATGGATCGTTTTTCGCCCCTGGAAAAACAGGTGCTTGTGGAAGAACATCTGATCAGCAGGGAACATGCAGCAAAAAACATTGGAAGCGGTGTCGTTATCAATGCCTCTCGATCCGTATCCATCATGATTAATGAAGAAGATCATTTGCGGATACAGACATTTAAATCGGGATTACAGCTCAAAGCAGCCTGGAGACTTGCTGATAAAATTGATGATGAACTCGATGAAAAGCTTGAGTTTGCTTTTTCTCCAAAAATAGGTTATTTGACGGCTTGCCCCACAAATGTGGGTACAGGTTTAAGAGTATCGGCAATGATGCACTTGCCTGCTCTTGTCTTAAGCGAGCAAATAAGCCAAATTGTAAAAGCGGTCAATAGAATAGGTCTCGCTGTCCGAGGACTGTTTGGAGAGGGAACCGAGGCCCTTGGCAATTTATTTCAAATTTCCAACCAAATGACCCTTGGGGAAAGTGAAGAAGAAATCCTGGAAAGACTGCACAAAGTGATCAGCCAGATCATTCAACATGAAGAAAATGCCAGGCAAAAACTTTTACAGGAAAAACCAAAATTTATATTAGATCAGGTAAGCAGAGCATTTGGCATTCTACAAAATTCGTATATAATATCTTCTAAGGAGACGTTAAATTTGTTATCCGTTGTCCGGTTGGGCATTGATTTAGGCATGTTTCCTGAAAACAATAGAATGATCATCGATGAATGTTTAATAAAGATACAACCTGCTCATTTGCAAATGGCTTATGAGAAAAAACTGACCTCGGAAGAAAGAGACGAGTTAAGAGCTGATTTTTTGAGGGAAAAATTCAAAAATTTTTCTTCTCCCGATACGAGGCATTTACAATTTCCCTTTCATCATTAA
- the hisD gene encoding histidinol dehydrogenase, with product MIDFKILRFGDLNWQQEKKGLSRFYLPSKEIEQTVRRVLEEIIRNGDKAVSLYTEQFDKQSISPGAFRITEKAPQPPKDVVDALRWAKRNILCFAKANKPKNWSITNREGARVGEYYTPFRRIGVYVPGGTAPLISTALMTVCFAKAAGVKEIVVCSPPPVNPILHFSIIYSGATEIYRIGGIQAIGALAYGTESIPKVEKIFGPGNAYVVEAKRQVIGPVSIDLLPGPSEIAVFASWPANPEFIAADLLAQAEHGPSSKILFVSPENSLLESVIGAINRQLPSLKRQQILKEVLTDHAYFVQVRSIDEGIGLINDFAPEHLSLQIPGAKKYLAQFKNCGAIYLGPYSAVAAGDFLAGPSHTLPTGGAAKSFSGLTMSHFYRKTSVVEYSKKALCRVSSLLETFARIESLDAHGASITIRKESK from the coding sequence ATGATCGATTTTAAGATTCTACGTTTCGGCGACTTGAATTGGCAGCAAGAAAAAAAGGGGCTTTCGCGCTTCTACCTTCCTTCTAAGGAAATAGAACAAACCGTAAGAAGAGTCCTCGAAGAAATTATTCGCAACGGAGATAAAGCGGTAAGCCTGTACACAGAACAGTTTGACAAGCAATCGATAAGTCCCGGGGCATTTAGAATCACTGAAAAAGCCCCTCAGCCTCCAAAAGATGTAGTCGATGCACTGCGCTGGGCTAAAAGGAATATCCTTTGCTTTGCAAAAGCCAACAAGCCTAAAAACTGGAGCATTACCAACAGGGAGGGTGCACGGGTCGGAGAATACTATACTCCTTTCAGGAGAATAGGGGTATATGTTCCCGGAGGGACGGCTCCATTGATTTCGACAGCTCTAATGACGGTGTGTTTTGCCAAGGCTGCGGGAGTCAAAGAAATAGTCGTTTGTAGCCCTCCTCCCGTTAATCCCATTCTTCATTTCTCAATCATTTACTCCGGGGCCACGGAAATTTACAGGATAGGAGGCATTCAAGCTATAGGGGCTTTAGCCTATGGAACGGAAAGTATCCCAAAGGTCGAAAAGATATTTGGGCCGGGGAATGCCTACGTCGTTGAAGCTAAAAGGCAGGTAATAGGTCCCGTATCCATTGATCTTTTGCCTGGACCAAGCGAAATTGCGGTCTTTGCTTCATGGCCAGCCAATCCTGAATTTATCGCCGCCGATCTCCTTGCCCAAGCCGAGCACGGCCCTTCAAGCAAAATCTTGTTTGTCAGCCCTGAAAATTCGCTTTTGGAATCGGTCATCGGAGCGATCAACCGACAGCTTCCTTCCCTGAAGCGGCAGCAAATTCTCAAAGAGGTTCTCACCGATCATGCTTACTTTGTTCAAGTTCGCTCTATTGATGAAGGGATCGGGTTGATTAACGATTTTGCACCTGAGCATTTGAGCCTACAAATACCAGGGGCCAAAAAATACTTGGCTCAATTCAAAAATTGCGGAGCAATCTATCTTGGCCCCTATTCTGCAGTCGCCGCGGGAGACTTCCTAGCCGGTCCCAGCCACACTCTGCCTACAGGAGGAGCGGCAAAATCTTTCAGCGGATTAACAATGTCTCATTTTTATAGAAAAACCAGTGTCGTCGAATATTCGAAAAAGGCTCTTTGTAGAGTTTCCTCCCTATTAGAAACCTTTGCTCGAATTGAATCCCTTGACGCTCATGGCGCGTCCATAACCATTAGAAAAGAGAGTAAATAA